Proteins from a genomic interval of Gemmatimonas sp.:
- a CDS encoding biopolymer transporter ExbD, protein MGMSAGGGGGGGLTNEINVTPMIDVLLVLLVIFMIIVPMSRKAIDTQLPDPNPQQAQPNANPDQIVLEVLPDDKYAINKEPIDKAKLFERLKSIYDPRPDKIIFVKGDTMTTYANVVWAMDQARGAGVKVIGVAPK, encoded by the coding sequence ATGGGCATGTCCGCAGGTGGTGGTGGCGGCGGCGGTCTCACCAACGAGATCAACGTGACGCCCATGATCGACGTGCTCCTCGTGCTCCTCGTGATCTTCATGATCATCGTGCCGATGAGCCGCAAGGCCATCGACACGCAGCTCCCCGACCCGAATCCGCAGCAGGCGCAGCCGAATGCGAACCCGGATCAGATCGTGCTCGAGGTCCTGCCCGACGACAAGTACGCGATCAACAAGGAACCGATCGACAAGGCCAAACTGTTCGAGCGCCTCAAGTCGATCTACGATCCGCGCCCGGACAAGATCATCTTCGTCAAGGGTGACACCATGACCACCTACGCCAACGTGGTGTGGGCCATGGACCAGGCGCGTGGCGCCGGGGTCAAGGTCATCGGCGTCGCGCCCAAGTAA
- a CDS encoding amino acid permease encodes MGLFDRKPIVAADDGEHGMRRTLGAGDLVMLAIGAVIGAGIFSSLGTAAAGETLADGTVVRYGAGPALVLSFVLLGAVCGLAALCYAELAAMIPQAGSAYAYSYATLGEIVAWIVGWALILEYAVGNVAVAIGWGGYFNALLSGFGIELPGWLTHGYWNVKASSDPAVRALLDTAPRIAGVPVLVNLPAFSIVAAITALLMRGVKESTRANNIMVIIKLIVLGLFVIVGALHIDPANYKPFAPNGFTGIHQGAAIVFFAYIGFDAISTAAEETKDPQRNLPRGILGGLAICTLIYVIVGFVATGLVPYDQLRSSDPLAKALSLAGLETASWIVAAGAVVSMSAVLLVFQYGQPRIFYAMARDGLLPRFAAKLDPKTRTPKVTTLITGVLVALGALLADDAATYDLTNIGTLAAFAVVCIGVLVLRIREPDRPRPFRVPFVWAVTLIGAGACVFVMKGLPVSAWIAFGVWMAVGLGLYFVYGYRNSVLRTGATDR; translated from the coding sequence ATGGGGCTGTTCGATCGTAAGCCGATCGTCGCTGCCGACGACGGCGAGCACGGCATGCGCCGCACGCTTGGCGCAGGCGATCTCGTCATGCTGGCCATCGGCGCCGTGATCGGTGCCGGCATCTTCTCCTCCCTCGGTACGGCCGCCGCCGGTGAGACCCTCGCCGACGGGACGGTCGTGCGCTACGGGGCAGGGCCCGCGCTGGTGCTCTCCTTCGTGCTGCTCGGCGCTGTCTGCGGACTCGCGGCACTCTGCTACGCCGAGTTGGCGGCCATGATCCCCCAGGCCGGTAGCGCCTATGCCTACTCGTATGCCACGCTCGGGGAAATCGTCGCCTGGATCGTGGGCTGGGCGCTCATCCTCGAGTATGCCGTGGGGAACGTGGCGGTGGCGATCGGATGGGGCGGGTACTTCAACGCCCTGCTCAGCGGGTTCGGCATCGAACTCCCCGGCTGGCTCACGCACGGCTACTGGAATGTGAAGGCCAGCAGTGATCCCGCCGTGCGCGCATTGCTCGACACCGCCCCGCGCATTGCCGGCGTGCCCGTCCTGGTCAACCTCCCGGCCTTCAGCATCGTCGCCGCCATCACGGCGCTGCTCATGCGGGGCGTCAAGGAGAGCACCCGGGCGAACAACATCATGGTGATCATCAAGCTCATCGTGCTGGGGCTGTTCGTCATCGTGGGGGCGTTGCACATCGATCCGGCCAACTACAAGCCCTTTGCCCCCAACGGATTCACCGGCATCCATCAGGGTGCCGCCATCGTCTTCTTCGCCTATATCGGTTTCGACGCCATCTCCACGGCCGCCGAGGAAACGAAAGACCCGCAACGCAACCTGCCGCGCGGCATCCTGGGCGGGCTCGCCATCTGCACCCTCATCTACGTGATCGTCGGCTTCGTGGCCACCGGCCTCGTGCCGTACGATCAGCTCCGCAGCTCCGACCCGCTGGCCAAGGCGCTCTCCCTCGCCGGCCTTGAGACCGCCAGCTGGATCGTGGCCGCAGGCGCCGTGGTGTCCATGTCCGCAGTGCTGCTGGTGTTCCAGTACGGCCAGCCGCGCATCTTCTACGCCATGGCGCGCGATGGCCTGTTGCCACGCTTTGCCGCCAAGCTCGATCCCAAGACACGCACGCCCAAGGTCACCACGCTCATTACGGGGGTGCTCGTGGCGCTGGGCGCGCTGCTGGCCGATGATGCCGCGACCTATGACCTCACCAACATCGGTACGCTCGCGGCCTTCGCGGTGGTCTGCATCGGTGTGCTGGTGCTCCGTATCCGCGAACCCGACCGCCCGCGCCCCTTCCGAGTCCCGTTCGTGTGGGCCGTCACGCTCATCGGCGCCGGCGCCTGTGTCTTCGTCATGAAGGGACTGCCCGTCAGCGCGTGGATTGCGTTCGGCGTATGGATGGCAGTCGGCCTCGGGCTTTACTTCGTCTACGGCTATCGCAACTCCGTGCTGCGCACCGGCGCCACGGATCGCTGA
- a CDS encoding cation:dicarboxylase symporter family transporter has translation MAHLSADTPAATPGKKGFLGIGFTGWIIISMIVGILIGWLAPEFSQNLKPLANIFLRMIKSLIVPLLFSTLVVGIAGHGDDMKKVGKLALRSIIYFEVVTTLALAIGLIAVNLAKPGVGLAISAAGDSEEFKALAAKTPTFASVLEHTVPQSFFEAAAQNEVLQIVFFAIIFAVALAKVEGPSKKFMIDWLQSLSDIMFKFVGIVMAYAPIGIGAAIGVTVGKSGLDVMLNLAKLVGTLYVSLIVFVVIVLLPVALLARIDIKRFWALVKEPWLIAFSTASSEAAFPQAMQAMEKFGVPRRIVSFVLPTGYSFNLDGSTLYLAIASVFVAQAAGIDMPIGTQLLMMLTLMLTSKGVAAVPRASLVILSGALAQFGLPLEGIAIILGVDAIMDMARTSVNLLGNCLATAVMARWEGELKDGPVTEPVPA, from the coding sequence ATGGCACATCTTTCCGCCGACACACCCGCCGCCACCCCCGGCAAGAAGGGATTCCTTGGCATTGGCTTTACCGGCTGGATCATCATCTCGATGATCGTCGGGATCCTCATCGGGTGGCTTGCCCCGGAGTTCTCGCAGAACCTCAAGCCGCTGGCCAACATCTTCCTGCGCATGATCAAGTCGCTGATCGTGCCGCTGCTGTTCAGTACCCTGGTGGTGGGCATCGCCGGTCACGGCGACGACATGAAGAAGGTCGGCAAGCTGGCGCTGCGTTCGATCATCTACTTCGAGGTGGTGACCACGCTTGCGCTCGCGATCGGGTTGATTGCCGTCAACCTGGCGAAGCCCGGCGTTGGTCTCGCCATCTCGGCGGCCGGCGATAGCGAGGAGTTCAAGGCACTCGCTGCCAAGACGCCCACCTTTGCGTCGGTGCTCGAGCACACCGTACCGCAGAGTTTCTTCGAGGCGGCCGCACAGAACGAGGTGCTGCAGATCGTCTTCTTTGCCATCATCTTCGCCGTCGCGCTCGCCAAGGTGGAAGGGCCGTCGAAGAAGTTCATGATCGACTGGCTGCAGTCGCTCAGCGACATCATGTTCAAGTTCGTCGGCATCGTCATGGCCTACGCCCCCATCGGGATCGGGGCCGCCATCGGCGTCACGGTGGGCAAGAGCGGCCTTGACGTCATGCTCAACCTCGCCAAGCTCGTGGGCACGCTGTACGTGTCGCTCATCGTGTTCGTCGTAATCGTGCTGCTGCCGGTCGCGCTCCTCGCCCGGATCGACATCAAGCGCTTCTGGGCGCTGGTCAAGGAACCGTGGCTCATCGCGTTCTCCACCGCCTCGTCCGAAGCGGCCTTCCCGCAGGCCATGCAGGCCATGGAGAAGTTCGGTGTGCCGCGGCGTATCGTGTCGTTCGTGCTCCCTACCGGCTACTCGTTCAATCTCGACGGCAGCACGCTGTATCTCGCCATCGCCTCGGTGTTCGTGGCACAGGCCGCCGGGATCGACATGCCCATCGGGACGCAGCTGCTCATGATGCTCACGCTCATGCTCACCTCGAAGGGCGTGGCGGCCGTCCCGCGGGCAAGCCTCGTAATCCTCTCCGGCGCGCTGGCGCAGTTTGGCCTGCCACTCGAAGGCATTGCCATCATTCTCGGCGTTGACGCCATCATGGACATGGCGCGTACCTCGGTGAACTTGCTGGGGAATTGTCTCGCCACCGCCGTCATGGCCCGCTGGGAAGGCGAATTGAAGGACGGCCCGGTCACCGAGCCCGTCCCCGCCTGA
- a CDS encoding BadF/BadG/BcrA/BcrD ATPase family protein: MSAGPLDPTPLVVGVDGGGSHTRVLLADAAGTVLARVEGPGSALRPGAEGAAADIIKALIQDALATVERTETRPAVCVVGVAGAGQERAAQALWSALAKHRVADDVSVQADAVIAMDDAFGDSAGVLLVAGTGSVAYSKAPDGRLERCGGWGPNVGDEGSAHWLGRRALSVVTAAHDGREPETALTGAVLTALELETLDDLIPWAATATPATLALLAPVVAQVAGTGDLRANALISFCVEELALHVRTLARRCFTDERAAIPVALAGGLLSRGSLVRKRLEQRLKSAVPGATVRSDDVDAARGAVRRARRLLGVEV, translated from the coding sequence ATGAGCGCCGGACCTCTTGACCCGACGCCATTGGTGGTGGGCGTGGATGGTGGTGGAAGCCACACGCGCGTGCTTCTGGCCGACGCCGCGGGCACTGTGCTCGCCCGCGTCGAAGGCCCCGGCAGCGCCCTGCGCCCCGGTGCCGAGGGAGCGGCGGCGGACATCATCAAGGCGCTCATTCAGGACGCGCTCGCCACGGTGGAGCGTACGGAGACGCGACCGGCCGTGTGCGTGGTTGGCGTGGCTGGCGCGGGGCAGGAACGGGCGGCGCAGGCGCTCTGGTCTGCCCTCGCCAAACATCGCGTGGCCGATGATGTGTCCGTCCAGGCCGATGCGGTGATTGCCATGGACGATGCGTTCGGCGACTCGGCCGGCGTGCTGCTCGTTGCGGGCACCGGCTCGGTGGCCTACTCCAAGGCACCGGACGGGCGTCTCGAGCGCTGCGGCGGGTGGGGACCGAACGTGGGGGATGAGGGGAGCGCGCATTGGCTCGGGCGCCGTGCTCTGAGCGTCGTGACGGCTGCGCACGATGGCCGCGAGCCGGAAACGGCGTTGACAGGTGCCGTGCTCACGGCCCTCGAGCTTGAGACGTTGGACGACCTGATTCCGTGGGCGGCCACCGCCACACCCGCCACGCTGGCGCTGCTTGCGCCGGTGGTGGCGCAGGTGGCGGGCACCGGTGACTTGCGGGCCAACGCCCTGATCTCGTTCTGCGTGGAGGAGCTGGCGTTGCATGTGCGCACCCTCGCCCGACGCTGCTTCACCGACGAGCGAGCCGCCATCCCGGTGGCGCTGGCAGGCGGGCTGCTCTCCCGCGGCTCGCTGGTGCGCAAGCGACTCGAGCAGCGTCTCAAGAGCGCGGTGCCCGGCGCCACCGTGCGCAGCGACGACGTCGACGCCGCGCGCGGCGCGGTACGGCGTGCGCGGCGCCTGTTGGGGGTCGAAGTCTAG
- a CDS encoding sodium:solute symporter, with the protein MSGTFNLLDLLVLLLYLGGTTALGMYIGRDQKSANDYFVAERAIPWWAVLFSIVASETSALTFISIPGLSYTGNLGFLEVVGGYILGRIVVAYTLLPRYFNGNLVTAYALLETRFGLATRRFTSIVFMITRAMADAVRVFATAIPVALIIGPVMPREYTMPAAILVLGVLTVIYTYRGGMKAVVWTELLQASIYVLGGIAAIILLGDAVEGGWSTIVDRARAAGKLQVIDWYAGFDRPHTMFAGLIGGAFLAMASHGADQIIVQRLLSSRSLAQAQVAIIGSGFAVFAQMTLFLFVGLGLWVVYNGQSFPQADQIFPTFIIERMPHGLIGLIVAAIIAATMSTHSGAINALAASSTYDIYLPFTGRSADDPRTLKVSKLFALVWGVGLTLGALLFKEQGTPVVVIALSIASFTQGGLLGGFFLGMFWDRANQRDAIVGMSVGIGCMAFIVFAKQIVAAYPSMAPTLGGVATIAWPWYVLIGLTITFVTGMLLSFTHAAPADPAGASLASRSVR; encoded by the coding sequence GTGAGCGGCACCTTCAATCTTCTCGACCTGCTGGTGCTGCTGTTGTACCTGGGCGGCACCACGGCCCTGGGCATGTACATCGGGCGCGACCAGAAGTCGGCGAACGACTACTTCGTGGCCGAGCGTGCCATCCCGTGGTGGGCGGTTCTCTTCTCGATCGTGGCGAGTGAGACCTCGGCGCTCACCTTCATCAGCATTCCGGGGTTGTCGTACACCGGCAACCTCGGCTTTCTGGAGGTGGTGGGCGGGTACATCCTGGGACGCATCGTTGTGGCGTACACGCTGCTGCCGCGCTACTTCAACGGCAACCTCGTGACGGCCTATGCGCTGCTGGAGACGCGTTTCGGCCTCGCGACTCGTCGATTCACGTCGATCGTGTTCATGATCACGCGCGCCATGGCAGACGCGGTGCGCGTGTTTGCCACGGCCATTCCGGTGGCGCTGATCATTGGGCCGGTCATGCCGCGCGAGTACACCATGCCGGCGGCCATCCTGGTGCTGGGTGTGCTGACGGTGATCTACACGTATCGCGGCGGGATGAAGGCCGTGGTGTGGACCGAACTGCTGCAGGCGAGCATCTACGTCCTGGGGGGCATTGCCGCGATCATCCTGCTCGGTGATGCCGTGGAGGGAGGGTGGAGCACGATCGTAGACCGTGCCCGGGCCGCCGGCAAGTTGCAGGTCATCGACTGGTACGCCGGGTTCGACCGCCCGCACACCATGTTTGCCGGTCTGATCGGGGGCGCGTTCCTGGCGATGGCGTCGCACGGGGCCGACCAGATCATCGTGCAACGCCTGCTCTCCAGCCGATCGCTAGCGCAGGCGCAGGTGGCGATCATCGGCAGCGGGTTTGCGGTGTTCGCACAGATGACGCTGTTCCTCTTCGTGGGGTTGGGCCTCTGGGTGGTCTACAACGGGCAGTCCTTCCCGCAGGCCGACCAGATCTTTCCCACGTTCATCATCGAGCGCATGCCGCACGGCCTGATCGGCCTGATCGTGGCCGCAATCATTGCCGCGACCATGAGCACGCACTCGGGGGCGATCAACGCTCTGGCCGCGTCGTCCACCTACGACATCTACCTACCCTTCACCGGGCGCAGTGCGGACGACCCGCGGACGCTGAAGGTGAGCAAGCTCTTCGCCCTGGTGTGGGGCGTGGGACTCACCCTGGGCGCCCTCCTCTTCAAGGAGCAGGGCACGCCGGTGGTCGTGATCGCGCTGTCGATCGCCTCGTTCACCCAAGGTGGCCTGCTGGGCGGGTTCTTTCTCGGGATGTTCTGGGACCGTGCCAACCAGCGTGACGCCATCGTGGGAATGAGCGTGGGGATCGGGTGCATGGCGTTCATCGTGTTCGCCAAGCAGATCGTGGCGGCCTACCCATCCATGGCTCCCACGCTGGGGGGGGTGGCCACGATAGCCTGGCCGTGGTACGTACTGATCGGCCTCACGATTACCTTCGTGACGGGCATGTTGTTGTCGTTCACCCACGCGGCGCCCGCCGACCCGGCCGGCGCGTCGCTCGCATCGAGGAGTGTCAGATGA
- the nagB gene encoding glucosamine-6-phosphate deaminase codes for MASESTAARDQVQARTLESSGGPVRVAGTPFVHAGVTGTARERIPTIIIDEHGAMARAVAGRIATLIREHASAARPLVLGLATGSTPIGVYRELIRLHREEGLSFRHVVTFNLDEYYPMRRDSIHSYHRFMWENLFSHVDIDPAHVHIPDGSLPRADVEAACAAYEARIAALGGIDFQLLGIGKTGHIGFNEPGSGEQSQTRLVHLDSITRRDAAADFFGEENVPREAITMGIATIMGAREIAILATGEHKAGIVRRAVEGEIDRAVAATFLQRHPNTTFYVDDSAAVDLTRVATPWLLDEVHWGDALMLRAVTWLAAKCGKAILKLTQQDYADNHLTSLVARHGSPGAVNGLVFNMLGAKIRGKSKLPRGLRTICFSPHPDDDVISMGGILRKFVENGNDMTVAYMTSGNIAVFDHDVRRYLDFLVRLDAERIGGGANVRALAETVHAFLDRKQPGEVDIAEVQDIKRIIRESEAVSGIEVMGLSKAHARFLNLPFYQTGKVRKDPIGPADVAIVAQLLRELKPDLIFVAGDLSDPHGTHRMCKEAIDRAVAEVYSGAQAGARPEIWLYRGAWQEWPVTEATVLVPLSQEELTLKIQAIFKHQSQKDSAPFPGQDEREFWQRVEQRNKTTARQLDQLGLAEYFAMEAYVIA; via the coding sequence ATGGCCTCCGAATCCACGGCGGCCCGTGATCAGGTGCAGGCCCGCACGCTCGAGTCGAGCGGCGGGCCTGTGCGCGTTGCGGGTACGCCCTTCGTTCATGCCGGTGTCACCGGCACCGCGCGCGAGCGCATTCCCACCATCATCATCGATGAACACGGCGCGATGGCGCGGGCGGTGGCGGGGCGCATAGCCACGCTCATCCGCGAGCACGCGAGCGCCGCTCGACCACTCGTGCTCGGGCTGGCGACCGGCAGCACGCCGATCGGGGTGTACCGCGAGTTGATCCGGTTGCACCGCGAGGAAGGGCTGAGCTTCCGCCATGTGGTCACGTTCAATCTGGACGAGTACTACCCGATGCGGCGGGACAGCATCCACTCGTACCATCGGTTCATGTGGGAGAATCTCTTCTCGCACGTGGACATCGATCCGGCGCACGTGCACATCCCCGACGGGTCCCTACCCCGGGCCGACGTGGAGGCCGCGTGTGCCGCCTACGAAGCGCGCATCGCCGCCCTGGGGGGCATTGATTTTCAGCTGCTCGGCATCGGCAAGACCGGGCACATCGGCTTCAATGAACCGGGCTCCGGCGAACAGAGCCAAACCCGCCTCGTGCACCTCGACAGCATCACGCGCCGTGATGCGGCTGCCGATTTCTTCGGCGAGGAGAACGTGCCGCGCGAGGCCATCACGATGGGCATTGCCACCATCATGGGGGCACGCGAGATCGCGATCCTCGCGACCGGTGAGCACAAGGCCGGGATCGTGCGGCGTGCCGTGGAAGGCGAGATCGACCGGGCGGTGGCGGCGACGTTCCTGCAGCGCCATCCGAACACGACCTTTTACGTGGACGACTCGGCGGCAGTCGATCTGACGCGGGTGGCCACGCCCTGGTTGCTGGACGAAGTGCATTGGGGGGACGCCCTCATGCTGCGCGCCGTGACGTGGCTGGCGGCGAAGTGCGGCAAGGCCATCCTGAAGCTCACGCAGCAGGACTATGCCGACAATCACCTCACCTCCCTGGTGGCGCGGCACGGTTCCCCGGGCGCCGTGAACGGCCTCGTGTTCAACATGCTCGGCGCCAAGATTCGCGGCAAAAGCAAGCTGCCGCGCGGCCTGCGCACCATTTGCTTCTCGCCGCATCCGGACGACGACGTCATCTCCATGGGCGGCATCCTCCGCAAGTTCGTGGAGAACGGCAACGACATGACGGTGGCGTACATGACGAGCGGCAATATTGCCGTCTTCGACCATGATGTACGCCGGTATCTCGACTTCCTCGTGCGCCTCGACGCCGAGCGCATCGGCGGTGGCGCGAATGTGCGGGCGCTGGCGGAGACGGTGCACGCCTTTCTCGATCGCAAGCAGCCCGGTGAAGTGGACATTGCCGAGGTGCAGGACATCAAGCGCATCATCCGTGAGTCGGAGGCGGTGAGCGGCATCGAGGTGATGGGCCTGTCCAAGGCACACGCGCGATTCCTCAACCTGCCGTTCTATCAGACCGGCAAGGTGCGCAAGGATCCGATCGGGCCGGCCGACGTGGCGATCGTGGCCCAGCTGCTGCGCGAGCTCAAGCCCGACCTCATCTTCGTGGCCGGCGACCTGTCGGACCCGCACGGCACCCATCGCATGTGCAAGGAAGCGATCGACCGCGCCGTGGCCGAGGTCTACAGCGGCGCGCAGGCTGGCGCACGCCCCGAGATCTGGCTCTATCGTGGCGCCTGGCAGGAGTGGCCGGTGACGGAGGCCACGGTGCTGGTGCCGTTGTCGCAGGAGGAGCTGACCCTGAAGATTCAGGCGATCTTCAAGCATCAGTCGCAGAAGGACTCGGCCCCCTTTCCCGGGCAGGACGAGCGGGAGTTCTGGCAGCGCGTGGAACAGCGCAACAAGACGACGGCACGCCAGCTCGACCAACTCGGCCTGGCGGAGTATTTCGCCATGGAGGCGTATGTCATCGCGTAA
- a CDS encoding iron-sulfur cluster assembly accessory protein translates to MSTMQQPDVMVIITPVAVAEVRKFMEAEGVTVEQGGLRVSVMPGGCSGFKYGLVIEDKSADDDITVEIEGIKVFVDPFSAQYLSGTTIDYVSSMQGSGFTFKNPNSTGGCGCGSSFSA, encoded by the coding sequence ATGAGCACGATGCAGCAGCCGGACGTCATGGTGATCATCACGCCTGTAGCCGTGGCCGAAGTGCGCAAGTTCATGGAAGCCGAGGGGGTGACCGTCGAGCAGGGCGGCCTGCGCGTGTCGGTGATGCCCGGTGGATGCAGCGGCTTCAAGTACGGGCTCGTGATCGAAGACAAGTCGGCGGACGACGACATCACGGTCGAGATCGAGGGGATCAAGGTGTTCGTCGATCCGTTCTCGGCGCAGTACCTCAGCGGCACCACGATCGACTACGTCTCTTCGATGCAGGGCTCGGGCTTCACGTTCAAGAATCCGAACAGCACCGGCGGCTGCGGCTGCGGCAGTTCGTTCTCGGCGTGA
- a CDS encoding serine hydrolase domain-containing protein — protein MQRAVADSLRIVLESAVAEGAFPGGYAVVGTREGIVAEYGAGRLDSADASRPTAQTVWDLASLTKVVGTTSAVMQMVATGAIALDTPVVRYLPEWTAPVAAGVTVRHLLSHHAGLPAWRALYKEADTPEEAWRLVLATPLDTVPGVRFVYSDLGFILLGRLVERISGEPLAEYGPRHVFGPAGMRDTRYLPPASWRGRTAPTEQDPWRQRKLRGEVHDENAARLGGVSGHAGLFSTATDLARFARLYLNGGRLDGRQVLDSAMIRQFTTVQNPTVSLRALGWETPTGRNSAGQRLSRRAFGHTGFTGTSLWMDPERNLFVVLLTNRVNPTRQNSRIGAVRSRLADAVSGAMSGTPPDASPGQ, from the coding sequence ATGCAGCGCGCGGTGGCGGACAGTCTGCGCATCGTGCTTGAGAGCGCCGTGGCGGAGGGGGCATTTCCGGGCGGCTACGCCGTGGTGGGGACGCGCGAGGGCATTGTGGCCGAGTATGGCGCGGGGCGTCTCGACAGTGCCGATGCCTCCAGACCGACCGCGCAGACGGTCTGGGATCTGGCCTCGTTGACCAAGGTGGTCGGGACCACGAGTGCGGTGATGCAGATGGTGGCGACCGGCGCGATCGCTCTCGATACGCCGGTGGTACGCTACCTGCCCGAGTGGACGGCCCCTGTCGCGGCGGGGGTCACGGTGCGCCACCTGCTGTCGCACCATGCGGGGCTTCCGGCGTGGCGTGCCCTGTACAAGGAGGCCGATACGCCCGAGGAGGCGTGGCGGCTGGTGCTGGCCACGCCGCTGGACACGGTGCCGGGGGTCCGCTTCGTGTACAGCGATCTGGGCTTCATCCTTTTGGGCCGGTTGGTGGAGCGGATCAGTGGCGAACCGCTGGCGGAGTATGGCCCGCGTCATGTTTTCGGTCCGGCGGGGATGCGGGACACCCGGTACCTGCCCCCGGCGTCGTGGCGGGGGCGCACGGCACCCACGGAGCAGGATCCATGGCGGCAACGGAAGCTGCGGGGCGAAGTGCACGACGAGAATGCCGCGCGACTGGGTGGGGTCTCCGGCCACGCCGGGCTGTTCTCCACGGCCACCGATCTGGCGCGCTTTGCCCGCTTGTACCTCAACGGCGGCCGACTGGATGGACGGCAGGTGCTGGACTCCGCCATGATCCGGCAGTTCACCACCGTGCAGAACCCCACGGTCTCGTTGCGGGCGCTGGGGTGGGAGACGCCCACAGGTCGCAATTCGGCGGGACAGCGGTTGTCGCGACGCGCGTTCGGGCACACCGGGTTCACGGGGACGTCGCTCTGGATGGACCCCGAGCGCAACCTGTTCGTGGTCCTGCTCACCAATCGGGTGAATCCCACGCGTCAGAACAGCCGCATCGGCGCGGTGCGCAGCCGGCTGGCTGACGCCGTGAGCGGGGCCATGAGCGGCACGCCCCCCGACGCCTCCCCTGGGCAGTGA
- a CDS encoding DUF1343 domain-containing protein, whose product MNATWAGPHGRLRRWSLLALAAGVAAGVAACAGRQGGAGPATDDGADLPPGLRTRALDRKVRPGITVLLDDSVKLIAGKRVALVTNQTGVDERGRRTVDLLFSDARAQQASVKLVRLFAPEHGALGTYDREGLGDERDVRTGLTVHSLYQRTTMAPPDSLLQDVDVLVVDLQDIGTRTWTYVGVVLYAMQAGERRGIPVLVLDRPNPLSGAFTEGALLDSNLANAEYPTGTNRTNGFAVYPSPLRHGLTMGELARLFQANLKMGTRLSVIPMRNWRRRMWFDDTELPWVRPSPNMPNLTSALLYPALVPFEASNVSVGRGTEQPFQRIGAPWLRADTLVRLLEDLTLTGVKFRAERFTPDKPGDNKYPGRSIPGIRLEVTDRERVQPARIGAALLWALHRVHGDSLRLTLPGFDLRMGSARVREALLAGRDPDAVLDRLLPQVVAFEKDARRFHLYR is encoded by the coding sequence GTGAACGCGACATGGGCAGGACCGCACGGCAGGCTGCGACGCTGGTCGCTGCTTGCGCTGGCCGCCGGGGTGGCCGCCGGGGTGGCCGCTTGCGCCGGGCGGCAGGGGGGGGCAGGTCCGGCCACCGACGACGGGGCCGACCTGCCGCCGGGGCTGCGCACGCGTGCTCTCGATCGCAAGGTTCGCCCCGGCATTACGGTGCTCCTCGACGACAGCGTGAAACTCATTGCCGGCAAGCGCGTCGCGCTGGTCACCAACCAGACGGGTGTGGACGAGCGTGGCCGGCGAACGGTGGATCTGCTCTTTTCCGATGCGCGTGCACAGCAGGCATCGGTCAAGCTCGTGCGCCTCTTTGCCCCCGAGCACGGCGCGCTTGGCACCTACGATCGCGAAGGGCTGGGTGACGAGCGGGATGTGCGCACTGGCCTCACGGTGCATTCGCTGTATCAGCGCACCACCATGGCTCCGCCCGACAGCCTCCTGCAGGACGTGGACGTGCTCGTCGTGGACCTGCAGGACATCGGGACTCGGACCTGGACGTATGTGGGCGTCGTGCTCTACGCCATGCAGGCCGGCGAACGGCGGGGGATCCCCGTGCTCGTGCTCGATCGCCCCAATCCCCTCTCCGGTGCCTTCACCGAGGGGGCCCTCCTCGATTCGAACCTGGCCAACGCCGAGTATCCCACGGGCACCAACCGCACCAACGGGTTCGCCGTTTACCCCTCGCCACTGCGGCACGGCCTCACCATGGGCGAACTCGCCCGGCTGTTCCAGGCCAACCTCAAGATGGGCACGCGACTCTCCGTCATCCCCATGCGCAACTGGCGACGACGCATGTGGTTCGACGACACGGAGCTTCCCTGGGTCCGTCCATCGCCCAACATGCCCAATCTCACCTCGGCGCTCCTCTACCCGGCGCTGGTGCCCTTCGAGGCGAGCAACGTGTCGGTGGGGCGCGGCACCGAGCAGCCCTTCCAGCGCATTGGCGCCCCGTGGCTGCGTGCCGATACGCTGGTACGCCTGCTCGAGGACCTGACGCTCACCGGCGTGAAGTTCCGCGCGGAGCGCTTCACCCCCGACAAGCCGGGGGACAACAAGTATCCCGGGCGCAGCATTCCTGGCATTCGGCTGGAAGTGACCGATCGGGAACGCGTGCAGCCGGCACGCATCGGTGCGGCCTTGCTCTGGGCGCTCCATCGCGTGCACGGGGATTCCCTCCGCCTCACGCTCCCGGGCTTCGACCTCCGCATGGGCTCGGCGCGGGTACGCGAGGCCTTGCTGGCGGGGCGGGATCCCGACGCCGTGCTCGATCGGCTGTTGCCGCAGGTCGTGGCCTTCGAAAAGGACGCCCGTCGCTTCCATCTCTACCGTTGA